From the genome of Streptococcus lutetiensis, one region includes:
- a CDS encoding YozE family protein, producing the protein MRKSFYTWLMTQRNPKSHEPVAILADLVFEDTTFPKHTDDFETISRYLEDEASFAFNLSEFDKIWEDYLAH; encoded by the coding sequence ATGAGAAAGTCATTTTACACTTGGTTAATGACGCAACGTAACCCAAAAAGTCATGAACCAGTAGCGATTTTAGCTGATCTTGTTTTTGAAGATACCACTTTTCCAAAGCACACTGATGATTTTGAAACCATTAGTCGCTATTTGGAAGATGAGGCTAGCTTTGCTTTTAATCTCAGTGAATTTGATAAAATTTGGGAAGATTATTTGGCGCATTAA
- the msrA gene encoding peptide-methionine (S)-S-oxide reductase MsrA: MERAIFAGGCFWCMVQPFEEQDGILSVRSGYTGGHVENPTYEQVKAHETGHTEAVEIIFDEEKISYGDLVEIYWAQTDPTDAFGQFEDRGDNYRPVIFYSDDRQKEIAEASKAALQASGRFKDLIVTAIEPVQSFYVAEDYHQGFYKKNPEHYAESSAIRHAFLEENWQ, encoded by the coding sequence ATGGAACGTGCGATTTTTGCGGGTGGTTGTTTCTGGTGCATGGTGCAACCATTTGAAGAACAAGATGGTATTTTATCAGTCCGTTCAGGATATACTGGTGGGCATGTGGAAAATCCAACTTATGAGCAAGTTAAGGCACATGAAACTGGACATACAGAAGCGGTTGAGATTATTTTTGATGAAGAAAAAATCTCTTATGGTGATTTGGTAGAGATTTATTGGGCACAGACTGATCCAACCGATGCTTTTGGGCAATTTGAAGATCGTGGTGACAATTATCGTCCTGTTATTTTTTACAGTGATGACCGTCAAAAAGAGATTGCTGAAGCCTCAAAAGCAGCATTGCAAGCTTCAGGTCGATTCAAAGATCTGATTGTCACAGCGATTGAGCCAGTGCAATCATTTTATGTGGCAGAAGATTATCACCAAGGTTTTTACAAGAAAAATCCTGAACACTACGCTGAAAGTAGCGCTATCAGACATGCATTTTTAGAGGAGAATTGGCAATGA